Proteins from one Cellulosilyticum lentocellum DSM 5427 genomic window:
- a CDS encoding response regulator: MFNVQIVDDEPIIRMGIEKMLNWNALGFEIVCMAQNGKQALEQLEVEKIDVIITDIEMPIMNGLDFIKEVRQQEASTGVASREVVVLTAYEDFEYARTAIKYGIAEYVLKPVDIEEMTQILSRLKERLEERKSI; this comes from the coding sequence ATGTTTAATGTACAAATAGTAGATGATGAACCTATTATACGTATGGGTATTGAAAAAATGTTAAATTGGAATGCGTTAGGATTTGAAATTGTCTGTATGGCCCAGAACGGCAAACAAGCTTTAGAGCAATTAGAGGTAGAGAAGATAGATGTTATTATTACTGATATTGAGATGCCTATCATGAATGGATTGGATTTTATTAAAGAAGTAAGACAGCAAGAAGCAAGTACAGGAGTAGCAAGCAGAGAAGTAGTTGTACTGACTGCATATGAAGACTTTGAGTATGCAAGAACAGCTATTAAGTATGGTATTGCTGAATATGTATTAAAGCCTGTAGATATAGAAGAAATGACTCAAATATTAAGTCGCCTTAAAGAACGCCTAGAAGAAAGAAAATCTATATAA
- a CDS encoding GTP pyrophosphokinase has protein sequence MELKLFGFIESVLDQLEEMRPMLEEVGNEIEGFFENLLLTTNKGYLNINTRVKSQKSLKEKIIRNQYYQKYDTKEALFEHVPDIIGIRLECRFIQDEADLYKFIKRSFSEKSEAYEDFFYSNTNEKILLSLSCKQPQEQKNGMKIYRIDGKYVDNGQSVNFELQIKSLVNIFWGEIEHKVIYKNYSYVIADKFYKDIMKSIKNSLTTIDQQLLLISNQFDQGDEKSYEKQEQQLEAILSKLIYDIFAKHMKETLGVLVDFKSSCEAIVRYVFRDALESSMHDYAQHLISGFEKVRGIEEQHIDFTQKIFFEGNIRYEDQHTKLIGEHIKEHINEEFQWNLFFRILFAIEPENNRGDFENFMHYYTKKIYDKLASNKLSTNFTIEETKEIIETLLAQFSNCFIKINSVELLYDNMADQAVKYIDSVIDALYKNVWTYEQWEKEKDIYTDLLEVKLLMMFNIDIDYNKALSLLDRIRATKSNIEIPKGMVKYVYRL, from the coding sequence ATGGAATTAAAACTATTTGGATTTATTGAGAGTGTATTAGACCAGCTAGAAGAAATGAGACCTATGTTAGAGGAGGTAGGCAATGAAATAGAAGGATTTTTCGAGAATTTATTGCTCACTACCAATAAGGGTTATCTCAATATAAATACAAGAGTAAAATCACAAAAAAGCTTAAAAGAGAAAATCATTCGTAATCAATATTATCAAAAGTATGATACAAAAGAAGCACTTTTTGAACATGTACCTGATATTATTGGTATTCGATTAGAATGTAGGTTCATTCAAGATGAAGCAGATTTATATAAATTTATCAAGCGTTCCTTTAGTGAAAAAAGTGAAGCCTATGAAGATTTTTTTTATAGTAATACGAATGAGAAAATTTTACTGAGCTTAAGTTGCAAACAACCACAAGAACAAAAAAATGGAATGAAGATTTATCGAATAGATGGTAAATATGTAGATAATGGACAGAGTGTGAATTTTGAACTACAAATCAAATCTCTAGTTAATATTTTCTGGGGAGAGATTGAACATAAAGTTATATATAAAAATTATAGTTATGTTATTGCAGATAAGTTCTATAAGGATATTATGAAATCGATTAAGAATAGTTTAACGACTATTGACCAGCAGCTTTTATTAATATCTAATCAATTTGATCAAGGTGATGAGAAAAGTTATGAAAAACAAGAGCAACAGTTAGAAGCTATTTTATCTAAGCTGATTTATGATATTTTTGCAAAACACATGAAGGAAACTCTAGGGGTATTAGTAGATTTCAAGAGTTCATGTGAAGCCATTGTACGTTATGTTTTTAGAGATGCACTAGAGAGTTCTATGCATGACTATGCGCAACATTTAATAAGTGGTTTTGAAAAGGTGAGGGGAATTGAAGAACAGCACATTGACTTTACACAGAAAATCTTCTTTGAAGGTAATATTAGATATGAAGACCAGCATACAAAGCTTATAGGAGAGCATATTAAAGAACACATAAATGAGGAATTTCAATGGAATTTATTCTTCCGCATTTTATTTGCAATCGAACCTGAAAATAACAGGGGTGACTTTGAAAACTTCATGCATTATTATACTAAAAAAATATATGATAAGCTTGCTAGCAACAAACTTAGTACTAATTTTACAATAGAGGAAACAAAGGAAATTATAGAAACTCTATTGGCGCAGTTTTCTAACTGCTTTATTAAAATTAATTCTGTAGAATTACTGTATGATAATATGGCAGATCAAGCAGTTAAGTATATTGATAGTGTAATAGATGCTCTTTATAAAAATGTATGGACTTATGAACAATGGGAAAAAGAAAAAGACATATATACTGATTTGTTAGAAGTAAAATTATTGATGATGTTTAATATAGATATAGACTATAATAAAGCCTTATCTTTACTTGATCGCATTCGTGCAACAAAATCCAATATAGAAATACCAAAGGGTATGGTCAAGTATGTATATAGGTTATAG
- a CDS encoding AbrB/MazE/SpoVT family DNA-binding domain-containing protein, which produces MKSTGVVRKVDELGRVVLPIELRRNLDINEKDALEIFVDEDRIILKKYEPADIFNGSMDDLIDYKGKKVAKKTILELARLAGLTITE; this is translated from the coding sequence GTGAAATCAACAGGTGTAGTAAGAAAAGTCGATGAATTAGGAAGAGTAGTATTACCTATCGAATTAAGAAGAAATTTAGACATTAATGAAAAAGATGCTTTAGAGATTTTTGTTGATGAAGACAGAATTATTCTTAAGAAATATGAACCAGCTGATATCTTTAATGGTAGCATGGATGACCTTATTGATTACAAAGGTAAAAAAGTTGCTAAAAAGACAATCTTAGAATTAGCAAGATTAGCAGGATTAACAATTACAGAATAA
- a CDS encoding nucleoside recognition domain-containing protein yields the protein MLNYIWSFMIIFAVLISGFTGGMKAITNSALLASGEAVTICIETLGIVAMWMGIMRIAEKSGLIDSLARKMSPILNFLFPSVPKNHPARKYIATNLIANFLGLGWAATPPGLKAMIELQKLNKEEGQATHAMCMFLIINISSIQLIPISMISYRTAYGSHNPTEILVPCIIATAVSTLVAIIFGKLMYKKED from the coding sequence ATGCTTAATTATATTTGGAGCTTTATGATTATATTTGCTGTACTTATCTCTGGCTTTACAGGTGGTATGAAAGCTATTACCAACTCAGCCCTCTTAGCCTCTGGAGAAGCCGTTACTATTTGTATAGAAACCTTAGGCATTGTAGCTATGTGGATGGGCATTATGCGTATTGCTGAAAAATCAGGCCTAATCGATTCACTTGCTAGGAAGATGTCTCCTATACTTAATTTTTTATTTCCTTCAGTTCCTAAAAATCACCCTGCCAGGAAGTATATTGCTACTAATCTTATTGCAAACTTTCTAGGCCTAGGTTGGGCTGCTACTCCTCCCGGATTAAAAGCCATGATAGAACTTCAAAAGCTTAATAAAGAAGAAGGCCAAGCTACTCATGCTATGTGTATGTTTTTAATTATCAATATTTCTTCAATCCAGCTTATTCCTATTAGTATGATTTCTTATCGCACTGCTTATGGTTCTCATAATCCTACAGAAATTTTAGTTCCTTGTATAATTGCTACAGCTGTTTCTACCTTAGTTGCAATCATTTTTGGTAAACTCATGTATAAAAAGGAGGATTAA
- a CDS encoding spore maturation protein, with amino-acid sequence MVILLGISDWMIPCIMVGIIIYGLLKEVNAYEAFIEGATDGLKVVIDILPTLVGLMIAVGMLRASGALTGLAKLFTPLIGWSNFPPELIPIALMRTFSSSAATGLIIDIFKTYGPDSFIGRLVSIMFGCTETIFYTMSVYFMTIKVKKSRYTLAGALIASLVGIIAAYLLTLRFFGC; translated from the coding sequence ATGGTAATCTTATTAGGTATATCCGACTGGATGATTCCTTGTATAATGGTCGGTATTATCATTTATGGTCTTTTAAAAGAGGTTAATGCATATGAGGCTTTTATTGAAGGTGCTACCGATGGTTTAAAAGTTGTTATAGATATTCTCCCTACCTTAGTAGGACTTATGATAGCCGTTGGCATGTTACGTGCTTCTGGTGCTTTAACTGGCTTAGCTAAGCTCTTTACTCCTCTTATTGGCTGGTCGAACTTTCCTCCTGAGCTTATTCCTATAGCTTTAATGCGTACCTTTTCTTCTTCTGCTGCTACAGGGCTTATTATTGACATCTTTAAAACCTACGGGCCGGACTCCTTTATTGGTAGATTAGTTTCTATTATGTTTGGCTGTACAGAAACTATTTTTTATACCATGTCTGTTTACTTTATGACCATTAAAGTGAAGAAAAGTCGTTATACTTTGGCTGGCGCACTTATTGCTTCTTTAGTAGGTATCATAGCTGCCTATCTTCTTACACTTAGATTTTTCGGCTGTTAA
- a CDS encoding YkvI family membrane protein, which translates to MKNIVLIMQIAMIFIGSIVGAGVCSGRELNQFFATYGIGGFAGLILCGLLYIVFGKLIILITDKFKVNSYNEFVDLVCPKPVAKFTNIVLTLFLLSSTSIILAGSGSIMHQYFHVPKWLGVIIMIGCSSIFLLRNTEGLFEVNSLVVPTLIVVMTAIFFAYIKDNPMTSTYSYLQLMPRQKTNLLVSTLVYVSFNILTIIGVIVPLTNELKKPKQIIKGIILGSIVLTVIGIYITFLMLVNPFHPQLYEVPLLGLAMEMNKILQLGMLGIMWLEMFSSQVSNVYSLSYFLKNKYKVPYNKGIFLVVLIATPFSMIGFAKLVEFLYPMYGVLSLVFLFYCTLFFIKNK; encoded by the coding sequence ATGAAAAATATTGTTTTGATCATGCAAATTGCTATGATCTTTATTGGAAGTATAGTGGGGGCGGGGGTATGCTCAGGGAGAGAATTAAATCAATTTTTTGCTACTTATGGTATAGGAGGGTTTGCAGGCCTTATTTTATGCGGTCTCTTATATATTGTTTTTGGTAAGTTAATTATTTTAATTACGGATAAGTTTAAGGTGAATTCATATAATGAATTCGTGGATTTAGTGTGTCCAAAGCCTGTAGCTAAATTTACTAATATAGTGCTAACTTTATTTTTGTTAAGTAGTACCTCTATTATCTTGGCAGGTAGTGGTTCTATTATGCATCAATATTTCCACGTTCCTAAATGGCTAGGGGTCATTATTATGATTGGGTGTAGTAGTATTTTTCTGCTTAGAAATACAGAAGGTTTATTTGAAGTGAACAGTCTTGTGGTACCCACTTTAATTGTAGTGATGACTGCCATTTTTTTTGCATACATAAAAGACAACCCTATGACTTCTACCTATTCCTATTTGCAATTAATGCCTAGACAAAAAACAAATCTTCTTGTATCAACCTTAGTTTATGTAAGTTTTAACATCCTAACGATTATAGGTGTTATTGTACCGTTAACAAATGAACTAAAGAAACCCAAACAAATTATAAAAGGCATCATATTAGGAAGTATAGTACTTACGGTTATTGGCATTTATATTACCTTTTTAATGCTAGTTAACCCGTTTCATCCTCAGTTATATGAAGTGCCTCTGCTTGGACTAGCAATGGAAATGAATAAAATACTGCAACTAGGTATGTTAGGTATTATGTGGTTAGAAATGTTTTCTTCACAAGTGTCCAATGTATACAGCTTGTCGTATTTTTTAAAGAATAAATACAAAGTACCCTACAATAAAGGCATTTTCTTAGTAGTATTAATAGCAACTCCTTTTTCAATGATAGGATTTGCTAAATTAGTGGAATTTCTCTATCCTATGTATGGGGTGTTAAGTCTCGTATTTTTATTTTACTGTACCTTATTTTTTATAAAAAACAAATAA
- a CDS encoding HD-GYP domain-containing protein, with amino-acid sequence MGELARKKIIIPLSKCLPGMVLLQPIVDEKTGAILLPRGGKLTEKSIKKVHHFQHTQVWVDINTEEKIWQTDETIVEYYKDYATTLKRIIEGENKVGEALNIEDLKNLAQYMIKNFKDDFNLLACVNLVTQLQEDCYTHSINVALLSLMMGRWRAYSEQRLEQLVLAGLLHDVGKIDLTIALKERDMDGSLRERLAYKRHPIFGYEKLAQFNELDNEVLKAVLTHHERCDGSGFPLSLREDKISDIAKIIGLADTYDELRQKEHIFNVIKELRSTQLRAFEVDLLLEFCNNIMNYYIGNHVLLSSGEIAEIYAIQPQSVYRPIVKVNDKLIDLYVQSQIDIVKVF; translated from the coding sequence ATGGGAGAGTTAGCTAGAAAAAAAATTATTATTCCATTGTCAAAATGTCTTCCCGGAATGGTTTTGCTTCAACCTATTGTAGATGAAAAGACAGGGGCGATACTTTTACCTAGAGGTGGGAAACTAACCGAAAAAAGTATTAAGAAGGTTCATCATTTTCAACATACGCAAGTATGGGTAGATATCAATACTGAGGAAAAAATCTGGCAAACGGATGAAACTATTGTAGAATATTATAAAGATTATGCTACTACCTTAAAACGTATTATTGAAGGAGAGAATAAGGTAGGCGAAGCACTTAATATTGAAGATCTAAAGAATTTAGCACAGTATATGATTAAAAATTTTAAAGATGACTTCAACCTGTTAGCATGTGTTAATCTTGTTACGCAGCTACAAGAAGATTGCTACACTCATAGTATTAATGTGGCACTTCTTTCTCTTATGATGGGGAGATGGAGAGCGTATAGTGAACAAAGATTAGAGCAACTTGTTTTAGCTGGCTTATTACATGATGTAGGGAAGATAGATTTAACCATCGCACTAAAAGAAAGAGATATGGATGGAAGCCTAAGGGAACGATTAGCTTATAAGAGACATCCAATCTTTGGATATGAAAAATTAGCACAGTTTAACGAGTTAGATAATGAAGTACTCAAAGCAGTACTAACACATCATGAACGATGTGATGGCTCTGGATTTCCACTAAGTTTAAGGGAAGATAAGATTAGCGATATAGCTAAGATTATAGGTCTAGCAGATACTTATGATGAATTAAGACAAAAAGAACATATTTTTAATGTGATTAAAGAATTAAGAAGCACACAGCTTAGAGCTTTTGAGGTGGATTTACTGCTTGAGTTTTGTAATAATATCATGAATTACTATATAGGTAATCATGTTTTATTAAGTAGCGGAGAAATAGCAGAGATATACGCTATTCAACCGCAATCGGTATATAGACCTATTGTAAAGGTTAATGACAAATTAATTGACCTTTATGTACAAAGCCAAATAGATATAGTAAAGGTTTTTTAA
- the asnB gene encoding asparagine synthase (glutamine-hydrolyzing) has product MCGFAGIVDFKKILTNEQVHLESMTDTLKMRGPDQHGYKSYPHVLFGHRRLIVVDPKGGLQPMTKEQGGFQYTLIYNGELYNTEDIRKELLNNGYQFDSYSDTEVLLTAYMCWGVNCVEKLNGIFAFAVYDEKLEQVLLVRDQLGVKPFFYSIQGTTLIFGSEIKTVLAHPAVSPTVDREGLTEIFGLGPAVRPGSAVFKEISELSPAHLAIINKKDIVIKEYWQLRATENHETLSEATEHLQHLLIDAIERQLVGDVPLCTFLSGGLDSSAISAIAARSYQKRNKVLTTYSLDYEDNDKYFKASIYQPTSDQYWALQMAEFIQSNHRTYTIKHDELAYALKSAVLARDLPGMADIDSSLFLFCKEIREDFIVALSGECADEVFGGYPWYTRPELRNLETFPWSNFVRSRKQLLSPEYASLPLEEIVQENYLDSLKLVPQLGYESLERQRTREIFYLNMKWFMVNLLNRKDRMSMANSLEVRVPFADYRLVEYAFNLPDDYLFYQGREKGLLRKALKGILPEDIIYRKKSPYPKTHNPIYTQLVSNMLSEVLQNKNAPLFTIINKEFAQKLVDTKGEAYTRPWFGQLMTGPQLIAYLVQLNIWLESYKVKLV; this is encoded by the coding sequence ATGTGTGGTTTTGCTGGTATTGTAGATTTCAAAAAAATTCTTACTAATGAACAGGTTCATCTAGAAAGCATGACTGATACCTTAAAAATGCGCGGCCCTGATCAACATGGCTATAAATCTTATCCTCATGTTCTCTTTGGGCACAGAAGACTCATTGTTGTAGATCCCAAAGGTGGTCTTCAACCTATGACTAAAGAACAAGGTGGCTTTCAGTACACCCTTATTTACAATGGCGAACTTTACAATACAGAAGATATTAGAAAAGAACTCCTTAATAATGGGTACCAATTTGATTCTTACTCAGATACTGAAGTGCTTTTAACAGCTTACATGTGTTGGGGCGTTAATTGCGTCGAAAAGCTTAATGGTATATTTGCTTTTGCAGTTTATGATGAAAAACTTGAGCAGGTTTTATTAGTACGTGATCAACTAGGCGTTAAACCTTTCTTTTATAGCATTCAAGGCACCACTCTTATTTTTGGTTCAGAAATTAAAACAGTTTTAGCGCATCCCGCTGTTTCTCCTACCGTGGACAGAGAAGGACTTACAGAAATATTCGGTTTAGGGCCTGCTGTCAGACCAGGTAGTGCTGTGTTTAAAGAAATAAGTGAACTTTCCCCTGCTCACCTAGCTATTATTAATAAGAAAGATATCGTCATTAAAGAATACTGGCAGCTAAGGGCTACTGAAAATCACGAAACGTTGTCGGAAGCTACCGAACATTTACAACATTTACTTATTGATGCCATTGAACGCCAATTAGTCGGTGATGTACCTTTATGTACTTTTCTGTCAGGTGGCTTAGATTCCTCTGCTATTTCTGCTATTGCTGCTCGTTCTTATCAAAAGCGCAATAAAGTACTTACCACCTATTCTCTTGACTACGAAGATAATGATAAATACTTTAAAGCCTCTATCTATCAGCCTACTTCCGATCAATATTGGGCACTGCAAATGGCTGAGTTTATCCAAAGTAATCATCGTACTTATACGATCAAACACGATGAGCTAGCTTATGCTTTAAAGTCTGCTGTTCTAGCTCGTGATTTGCCTGGTATGGCAGATATCGACTCTTCTCTCTTCTTATTCTGCAAAGAAATTCGAGAAGATTTTATAGTTGCTTTATCTGGTGAATGTGCCGACGAAGTTTTCGGTGGCTATCCTTGGTATACTAGGCCTGAACTTAGGAACCTAGAAACCTTTCCTTGGTCCAATTTTGTTCGAAGCCGCAAACAGCTCCTTTCTCCTGAATACGCCTCTCTTCCTCTTGAAGAAATAGTCCAGGAGAATTATTTAGATAGTTTAAAACTTGTCCCTCAATTAGGTTATGAATCTCTTGAAAGACAACGTACAAGAGAAATTTTCTATTTAAATATGAAATGGTTCATGGTTAATCTCTTAAACCGTAAAGACCGTATGAGTATGGCTAATAGCTTAGAAGTACGTGTACCTTTTGCCGATTACCGTTTAGTCGAATACGCTTTTAATTTGCCAGATGACTACTTATTCTATCAAGGGCGAGAAAAGGGCCTCCTTCGCAAGGCACTTAAAGGCATTTTACCTGAAGATATTATTTATCGCAAAAAGAGTCCTTATCCTAAAACACACAATCCTATTTATACCCAGCTTGTAAGTAATATGCTTAGCGAAGTTTTGCAAAATAAAAATGCGCCACTCTTTACTATTATTAATAAAGAGTTTGCGCAGAAATTAGTAGATACCAAAGGTGAAGCTTATACAAGGCCTTGGTTTGGTCAGCTTATGACAGGGCCACAACTTATTGCTTATCTTGTTCAACTTAATATATGGCTTGAGAGCTACAAAGTAAAGTTGGTATAA